The proteins below come from a single Balaenoptera acutorostrata chromosome 2, mBalAcu1.1, whole genome shotgun sequence genomic window:
- the PRR22 gene encoding proline-rich protein 22 gives MLSVTPISGCLGFPICPCPPRPPPPTITRNPDQWVGRSLESVAWSNRRNRTPQDSEPLLRVGRLCSHLLPSWPAQPGPHLPMQHPKPFYAPAAPQEGFSPQSLDATEGPGSQPAPACTEPLPTVGSSNMYHSPNLEKEVFPAPPAGFQMAPCGCFFDPRVYRIEWTTSDFGQSSLYNLAARGPASPGTYFLEAQHCLKAPVPPPPPPLFTHYQPPPAGPRYLMPCFPPEGPGAEAPGFVGDGGPPAFAELPPPLIKQGLAPPLPPEESKLPPLLITLPPGAYGPLKGRLTQLDGPGEPLTFPFKEPPPGAGPGPLYPPGPTEPKAAPLGAGEARTPEVARAFMPPKKVMLEDAMKLFDCLPSGAETAGAPCKPPGPALPDSGGGGDDSSSDIRSLHLPDELLSVDYSVPEILDTVSDVDYFFNFKALDEEPPPGSGGPPTAKPSGKRKAGNSTARKGRQGSKGKQAAAPPAPPP, from the exons ATGCTCTCTGTGACGCCCATCTCTggctgccttggtttccccatctgcccctgcccgccccgcccccccccccccaccattacCCGGAACCCTGACCAGTGGGTGGGCCGCAGCCTGGAATCCGTTGCCTGGAGTAACCGGAGAAACAGAACTCCGCAGGACTCTGAGCCTCTTCTCCGGGTGGGCCGCTTGTGCTCCCACCTACTGCCCTCCTGGCCTGCCCAGCCAGGCCCCCACCTCCCCATGCAGCACCCCAAACCCTTCTACGCACCTGCCGCTCCCCAAGAAGGCTTCAGTCCCCAGAGCCTGGACGCCACCGAAGGGCCCGGCAGCCAGCCTGCTCCCGCCTGCACAGAGCCTCTTCCCACTGTGG GTTCCTCCAACATGTATCACTCTCCAAACCTGGAGAAAGAGGTGTTTCCAGCTCCTCCAGCAG gtttccagatgGCGCCCTGCGGGTGCTTCTTTGACCCCCGCGTCTACCGAATTGAGTGGACCACCTCCGACTTCGGCCAGTCGTCCCTGTACAACCTGGCCGCCAGGGGCCCTGCCTCGCCGGGCACCTACTTCCTGGAGGCCCAGCACTGCCTCAAGGCCCCGGTGCCGCCCCCACCGCCTCCACTGTTCACCCACTACCAGCCGCCCCCCGCGGGGCCCCGGTACCTCATGCCCTGCTTCCCGCCCGAGGGGCCCGGGGCTGAGGCTCCAGGCTTCGTGGGGGACGGAGGGCCCCCCGCCTTCGCGGAGCTGCCCCCTCCCTTGATCAAGCAAGGCCTGGCACCCCCGCTGCCCCCCGAGGAGAGCAAGCTGCCCCCGCTGCTCATCACGCTGCCCCCTGGTGCCTATGGCCCTCTCAAGGGCCGCCTGACCCAGCTGGATGGGCCCGGCGAGCCCTTGACCTTCCCCTTCAAGGAGCCGCCCCCCGGCGCTGGGCCCGGCCCGCTGTACCCACCAGGCCCCACCGAGCCCAAGGCGGCCCCGCTGGGGGCAGGCGAGGCCAGGACCCCTGAGGTGGCCAGGGCCTTCATGCCGCCCAAGAAGGTGATGCTCGAGGACGCGATGAAGCTCTTTGACTGCCTGCCGAGCGGGGCCGAGACCGCCGGGGCCCCGTGCAAGCCCCCTGGGCCCGCCCTGCCCGACAGCGGGGGCGGCGGGGACGACTCGTCCAGTGACATCCGCTCGCTGCACCTGCCCGACGAGCTGCTGTCCGTCGACTACAGCGTGCCCGAGATCCTGGATACCGTGTCCGACGTGGACTACTTTTTCAACTTCAAGGCGCTGGACGAGGAGCCGCCGCCCGGTTCGGGGGGGCCCCCCACCGCCAAGCCCTCCGGCAAGAGGAAGGCCGGCAACTCAACTGCCAGGAAGGGGAGGCAGGGCAGCAAGGGCAAACAGGCTGCGGCCCCACCAGCGCCACCCCCTTGA
- the DUS3L gene encoding tRNA-dihydrouridine(47) synthase [NAD(P)(+)]-like isoform X1: MAEGAVEAPAESGGGGDPGAIEPERGVASIKLQYLTTKEHFHEFLEAKGQEKPSQETEAGDPAGNDRAEPEAKRIRLEDGQTEDRQTEEAVEPREQPQAQKRARGQNKCRPHVKPTHYDKNRLCPSLVQESAAKCFYGDRCRFLHDVGRYLETKPADLGPHCVLFETFGRCPYGVTCRFAGAHLGPEGQNLVKEGLVQAPPVRNGLDKVLQQQLRKRKIHFKRAEQALRQLSKGQLPGPTPEATVPEVMEAEGAPGQDNCDAQQAPQGPGTVAPPSGPLRTCGPLTDEDVVRLQPCEKKRLDISGKLYLAPLTTCGNLPFRRVCKRFGADVTCGEMAVCINLLQGQTSEWALLKRHPCEDVFGVQLEGAFPDTMTKCAELLNRTIEVDFVDINVGCPIDLVYKKGGGCALMNRSAKFQQIVRGMNQVLDVPLTVKLRTGVHERVNLAHRLLPELRDWGAALVTLHGRSREQRYTKLADWRYIEQCVTAASPMPLFGNGDILSYEDANRAMQTGVAGIMIARGALLKPWLFTEIKEQRHWDISSSERLDILRDFAHYGLEHWGSDTQGVEKTRRFLLEWLSFLCRWDRGGGVGCLGEARPNPLPGAPVRRYVPVGLLERLPQRINERPPYYLGRDYLETLMASQKAADWIRISEMLLGPVPPNFVFLPKHKANAYK; encoded by the exons ATGGCGGAGGGAGCGGTGGAAGCCCCAGCAgagagtggtggtggtggcgacCCAGGAGCCATCGAGCCGGAACGGGGAGTAGCGTCCATTAAACTTCA ATACCTAACCACCAAGGAGCACTTCCACGAATTCCTGGAAGCCAAAGGGCAGGAGAAGCCCAGCCAGGAAACCGAGGCTGGAGACCCTGCTGGCAATGACCGGGCTGAGCCTGAGGCCAAGCGGATCCGGCTGGAGGATGGGCAGACGGAGGACAGGCAGACAGAGGAGGCTGTTGAGCCTCGGGAGCAGCCACAGGCTCAGAAGAGGGCCCGGGGTCAGAACAAGTGCCGGCCCCATGTGAAGCCCACCCACTATGACAAGAACAGGCTCTGCCCCTCCCTGGTCCAG GAATCCGCCGCTAAGTGTTTCTATGGTGACCGCTGCCGCTTCCTGCACGACGTGGGCCGCTATCTGGAGACCAAGCCAGCTGACCTGGGCCCCCACTGTGTGCTCTTTGAGACCTTCGGCAGGTGCCCTTATGGTGTGACTTGCCGCTTTGCCGGGGCCCATCTGGGGCCCGAGGGCCAGAATCTGGTGAAGGAGGGGTTGGTCCAGGCCCCGCCCGTCCGCAATGGCCTGGACAAGGTCCTGCAGCAGCAACTGCGAAAGCGCAAGATCCACTTCAAGCGTGCAGAGCAGGCACTGCGCCAGCTGAGCAAGGGCCAGCTGCCCGGCCCCACTCCCGAAGCCACTGTCCCCGAGGTCATGGAGGCTGAGGGTGCCCCAGGGCAGGACAACTGTGACGCCCAGCAGGCCCCCCAGGGGCCGGGCACCGTTGCCCCTCCCAGTGGCCCTTTAAGGACCTGCGGGCCCCTGACAGATGAGGATGTAGTCAGGTTGCAGCCCTGTGAGAAGAAGCGG CTGGACATCAGTGGCAAACTGTACCTTGCCCCCCTCACCACG TGCGGGAACCTGCCCTTCCGGCGGGTCTGTAAGCGCTTTGGGGCGGATGTGACGTGCGGGGAGATGGCTGTGTGCATCAACCTGCTGCAGGGGCAGACGTCTGAGTGGGCCCTGCTCAAACGCCACCCCTGCGAGGATGTCTTCGGTGTCCAG CTTGAGGGTGCCTTCCCCgacaccatgaccaagtgtgCCGAGCTGCTGAACCGCACCATCGAGGTGGATTTCGTGGACATCAACGTCGGCTGCCCCATCGACCTCGTGTACAAGAAG GGCGGGGGCTGCGCCCTCATGAACCGCTCAGCCAAGTTCCAGCAGATCGTCCGCGGCATGAACCAG GTGCTGGACGTGCCGCTGACCGTGAAGCTCCGCACGGGTGTCCACGAGCGCGTGAATCTGGCCCACCGGCTGCTGCCCGAGCTGCGGGACTGGGGGGCCGCGCTGGTCACG CTGCACGGCCGCTCGCGGGAGCAGCGCTACACCAAGCTGGCCGACTGGCGGTACATCGAGCAGTGCGTGACAGCAGCCAGCCCCATGCCCCTTTTCG GAAACGGGGACATCTTGTCGTACGAGGACGCCAACCGCGCCATGCAGACTGGCGTCGCTGGGATCATGATCGCCCG CGGCGCCCTGCTCAAGCCGTGGCTGTTCACGGAGATCAAGGAGCAGCGGCATTGGGACATCTCGTCGTCTGAGCGCCTGGACATCCTGCGGGACTTCGCACACTACGGCCTGGAGCACTGGGGCTCGGACACGCAGGGCGTGGAGAAGACGCGCCGCTTCCTCCTTGAGTGGCTCTCCTTCCTGTGCAGGTGGGAtcggggtggcggggtggggtgtCTTGGGGAGGCCCGGCCCAACCCCCTCCCCGGCGCCCCCGTCCGCAGGTATGTGCCCGTGGGCCTGCTGGAGCGGCTCCCGCAGAGGATCAACGAGCGGCCGCCCTACTACCTGGGCCGCGACTACCTGGAGACGCTCATGGCCAGCCAGAAGGCGGCCGACTGGATCCGCATCAG TGAGATGCTGCTGGGACCCGTGCCGCCCAATTTCGTCTTCCTGCCCAAGCACAAGGCCAATGCCTACAAGTAG
- the DUS3L gene encoding tRNA-dihydrouridine(47) synthase [NAD(P)(+)]-like isoform X2 — protein MAEGAVEAPAESGGGGDPGAIEPERGVASIKLQYLTTKEHFHEFLEAKGQEKPSQETEAGDPAGNDRAEPEAKRIRLEDGQTEDRQTEEAVEPREQPQAQKRARGQNKCRPHVKPTHYDKNRLCPSLVQESAAKCFYGDRCRFLHDVGRYLETKPADLGPHCVLFETFGRCPYGVTCRFAGAHLGPEGQNLVKEGLVQAPPVRNGLDKVLQQQLRKRKIHFKRAEQALRQLSKGQLPGPTPEATVPEVMEAEGAPGQDNCDAQQAPQGPGTVAPPSGPLRTCGPLTDEDVVRLQPCEKKRLDISGKLYLAPLTTCGNLPFRRVCKRFGADVTCGEMAVCINLLQGQTSEWALLKRHPCEDVFGVQLEGAFPDTMTKCAELLNRTIEVDFVDINVGCPIDLVYKKGGGCALMNRSAKFQQIVRGMNQVLDVPLTVKLRTGVHERVNLAHRLLPELRDWGAALVTLHGRSREQRYTKLADWRYIEQCVTAASPMPLFGNGDILSYEDANRAMQTGVAGIMIARGALLKPWLFTEIKEQRHWDISSSERLDILRDFAHYGLEHWGSDTQGVEKTRRFLLEWLSFLCRYVPVGLLERLPQRINERPPYYLGRDYLETLMASQKAADWIRISEMLLGPVPPNFVFLPKHKANAYK, from the exons ATGGCGGAGGGAGCGGTGGAAGCCCCAGCAgagagtggtggtggtggcgacCCAGGAGCCATCGAGCCGGAACGGGGAGTAGCGTCCATTAAACTTCA ATACCTAACCACCAAGGAGCACTTCCACGAATTCCTGGAAGCCAAAGGGCAGGAGAAGCCCAGCCAGGAAACCGAGGCTGGAGACCCTGCTGGCAATGACCGGGCTGAGCCTGAGGCCAAGCGGATCCGGCTGGAGGATGGGCAGACGGAGGACAGGCAGACAGAGGAGGCTGTTGAGCCTCGGGAGCAGCCACAGGCTCAGAAGAGGGCCCGGGGTCAGAACAAGTGCCGGCCCCATGTGAAGCCCACCCACTATGACAAGAACAGGCTCTGCCCCTCCCTGGTCCAG GAATCCGCCGCTAAGTGTTTCTATGGTGACCGCTGCCGCTTCCTGCACGACGTGGGCCGCTATCTGGAGACCAAGCCAGCTGACCTGGGCCCCCACTGTGTGCTCTTTGAGACCTTCGGCAGGTGCCCTTATGGTGTGACTTGCCGCTTTGCCGGGGCCCATCTGGGGCCCGAGGGCCAGAATCTGGTGAAGGAGGGGTTGGTCCAGGCCCCGCCCGTCCGCAATGGCCTGGACAAGGTCCTGCAGCAGCAACTGCGAAAGCGCAAGATCCACTTCAAGCGTGCAGAGCAGGCACTGCGCCAGCTGAGCAAGGGCCAGCTGCCCGGCCCCACTCCCGAAGCCACTGTCCCCGAGGTCATGGAGGCTGAGGGTGCCCCAGGGCAGGACAACTGTGACGCCCAGCAGGCCCCCCAGGGGCCGGGCACCGTTGCCCCTCCCAGTGGCCCTTTAAGGACCTGCGGGCCCCTGACAGATGAGGATGTAGTCAGGTTGCAGCCCTGTGAGAAGAAGCGG CTGGACATCAGTGGCAAACTGTACCTTGCCCCCCTCACCACG TGCGGGAACCTGCCCTTCCGGCGGGTCTGTAAGCGCTTTGGGGCGGATGTGACGTGCGGGGAGATGGCTGTGTGCATCAACCTGCTGCAGGGGCAGACGTCTGAGTGGGCCCTGCTCAAACGCCACCCCTGCGAGGATGTCTTCGGTGTCCAG CTTGAGGGTGCCTTCCCCgacaccatgaccaagtgtgCCGAGCTGCTGAACCGCACCATCGAGGTGGATTTCGTGGACATCAACGTCGGCTGCCCCATCGACCTCGTGTACAAGAAG GGCGGGGGCTGCGCCCTCATGAACCGCTCAGCCAAGTTCCAGCAGATCGTCCGCGGCATGAACCAG GTGCTGGACGTGCCGCTGACCGTGAAGCTCCGCACGGGTGTCCACGAGCGCGTGAATCTGGCCCACCGGCTGCTGCCCGAGCTGCGGGACTGGGGGGCCGCGCTGGTCACG CTGCACGGCCGCTCGCGGGAGCAGCGCTACACCAAGCTGGCCGACTGGCGGTACATCGAGCAGTGCGTGACAGCAGCCAGCCCCATGCCCCTTTTCG GAAACGGGGACATCTTGTCGTACGAGGACGCCAACCGCGCCATGCAGACTGGCGTCGCTGGGATCATGATCGCCCG CGGCGCCCTGCTCAAGCCGTGGCTGTTCACGGAGATCAAGGAGCAGCGGCATTGGGACATCTCGTCGTCTGAGCGCCTGGACATCCTGCGGGACTTCGCACACTACGGCCTGGAGCACTGGGGCTCGGACACGCAGGGCGTGGAGAAGACGCGCCGCTTCCTCCTTGAGTGGCTCTCCTTCCTGTGCAG GTATGTGCCCGTGGGCCTGCTGGAGCGGCTCCCGCAGAGGATCAACGAGCGGCCGCCCTACTACCTGGGCCGCGACTACCTGGAGACGCTCATGGCCAGCCAGAAGGCGGCCGACTGGATCCGCATCAG TGAGATGCTGCTGGGACCCGTGCCGCCCAATTTCGTCTTCCTGCCCAAGCACAAGGCCAATGCCTACAAGTAG